A section of the Lynx canadensis isolate LIC74 chromosome A1, mLynCan4.pri.v2, whole genome shotgun sequence genome encodes:
- the FBXL7 gene encoding F-box/LRR-repeat protein 7 produces the protein MGANNGKQYGSEGKGSSSISSDVSSSTDHTPTQAQKNVATSEDSDLSMRTLSTPSPALICPPTLPGFQNGRGSSTSSSSITGETVAMVHSPPPTRLTHPLIRLASRPQKEQASIERLPDQSMVQIFSFLPTNQLCRCARVCRRWYNLAWDPRLWRTIRLTGETINVDRALKVLTRRLCQDTPNVCLMLETVTVSGCRRLTDRGLYTIAQCCPELRRLEVSGCYNISNEAVFDVVSLCPNLEHLDVSGCSKVTCISLTREASIKLSPLHGKQISIRYLDMTDCFVLEDEGLHTIAAHCTQLTHLYLRRCVRLTDEGLRYLMVYCASIKELSVSDCRFVSDFGLREIAKLESRLRYLSIAHCGRVTDVGIRYVAKYCGKLRYLNARGCEGLTDHGVEYLAKNCAKLKSLDIGKCPLVSDTGLECLALNCFNLKRLSLKSCESITGQGLQIVAANCFDLQMLNVQDCEVSVEALRFVKRHCKRCVIEHTNPAFF, from the exons ACTCCGACCTGAGCATGCGCACCCTGAGCACGCCCAGCCCGGCCCTGATATGTCCACCGACCCTGCCCGGATTTCAGAATGGAAGGGGCTCGTCCACCTCCTCGTCGTCCATCACCGGGGAGACGGTGGCCATGGTCCACTCCCCGCCCCCGACCCGCCTCACCCACCCGCTCATCCGGCTCGCCTCCCGACCCCAGAAGGAGCAGGCCAGCATCGAGCGCCTCCCGGACCAGTCCATGGTGCAGAtcttctccttcctgcccaccAACCAGCTGTGCCGCTGCGCGCGCGTGTGCCGCCGCTGGTACAACCTGGCCTGGGACCCGCGGCTCTGGAGGACTATCCGCCTGACGGGCGAGACCATCAACGTGGACCGCGCCCTCAAGGTGCTGACCCGCAGACTCTGCCAGGACACACCCAACGTCTGTCTCATGCTGGAAACCGTAACTGTCAGTGGCTGCAGGCGGCTCACGGACCGAGGGCTTTACACGATCGCCCAGTGCTGCCCGGAACTGCGGCGCCTGGAGGTCTCGGGCTGTTACAACATCTCCAACGAGGCGGTCTTCGACGTGGTGTCCCTGTGCCCCAACCTGGAGCACCTGGATGTGTCAG GGTGCTCCAAAGTGACCTGCATCAGCCTGACCCGGGAGGCCTCCATTAAACTGTCCCCCCTGCACGGCAAACAGATTTCCATCCGCTACCTGGACATGACGGACTGCTTCGTGCTGGAGGACGAGGGCCTGCACACGATCGCCGCGCACTGCACGCAGCTCACCCACCTGTACCTGCGCCGCTGCGTGCGCCTCACCGACGAGGGCCTGCGCTACCTGATGGTCTACTGCGCCTCCATCAAGGAGCTGAGCGTCAGCGACTGCCGCTTCGTCAGCGACTTCGGCCTGCGCGAGATCGCCAAGCTCGAGTCGCGCCTGCGGTACCTCAGCATCGCCCACTGCGGCCGCGTCACCGACGTGGGCATCCGCTACGTGGCCAAGTACTGCGGCAAGCTGCGCTACCTCAACGCCCGGGGCTGCGAGGGCCTCACGGACCACGGCGTGGAGTACCTCGCCAAGAACTGCGCCAAGCTCAAGTCCCTGGACATCGGCAAGTGCCCGCTGGTGTCCGACACGGGCCTGGAGTGCCTGGCCCTGAACTGCTTCAACCTCAAGCGGCTCAGCCTCAAGTCCTGCGAGAGCATCACGGGCCAGGGCCTGCAGATCGTGGCGGCCAACTGCTTCGACCTGCAGATGCTCAACGTCCAGGACTGCGAGGTGTCCGTGGAGGCCCTGCGCTTCGTGAAGCGCCACTGCAAGCGCTGCGTCATCGAGCACACCAACCCCGCCTTCTTCTGA